One window from the genome of Myxococcus virescens encodes:
- a CDS encoding YHS domain-containing protein — protein MKNAQGQGQHLDPVCGKTLDTPEGRPTAEYKKRRYFFCSERCRHAFERQAERFRFNELARVGALMTPGRVRWGIA, from the coding sequence ATGAAGAACGCGCAGGGACAGGGACAGCACTTGGACCCCGTATGTGGGAAGACCTTGGACACACCCGAGGGCCGTCCCACCGCCGAGTACAAGAAGCGCCGTTACTTCTTCTGCTCGGAGCGGTGCCGCCACGCCTTCGAAAGGCAGGCGGAGCGCTTCCGCTTCAACGAGCTGGCCCGCGTCGGCGCGCTGATGACGCCGGGCCGCGTCCGCTGGGGCATTGCCTGA
- a CDS encoding diacylglycerol/lipid kinase family protein — MKTFLVVNPRSANGQTGKRWAEISAQVGRALGDFGHGFTQGGMDAARITRQALLDGYECIVAVGGDGTLNEVTNGFFEDGKALNPNAALGLIPRGTGGDFRRTFGWDLELASSLERLRSGTTEPFDVGQLEFIDHAGQPATRYFANIASFGVSAVVAQEVNQSSKALGGHLSFMWGTLKGLVKYSERQVRLSVDGGPEEVVSVTAVAVANGRYFGSGMFVAPDAITHDGLFDVTIWSNYSLSDFILKSKGVYNGSHVNWKGTRRLRCRTLRAEPVDGGDVFLDVDGETPGRLPCTMTLLPGAIRLKVL; from the coding sequence ATGAAGACGTTCCTCGTGGTCAATCCGCGCAGCGCCAACGGGCAGACGGGAAAGCGCTGGGCGGAGATTTCCGCGCAGGTCGGCAGGGCGCTGGGCGACTTCGGCCACGGCTTCACCCAGGGGGGAATGGACGCGGCGCGCATCACCCGCCAGGCGCTCCTGGATGGGTACGAGTGCATCGTCGCGGTGGGCGGTGACGGCACGCTCAACGAAGTCACCAACGGCTTCTTCGAGGATGGCAAGGCGCTGAATCCAAACGCGGCGCTGGGGCTGATTCCTCGGGGCACGGGTGGCGACTTCCGGCGCACCTTCGGGTGGGACCTGGAGCTGGCCTCGTCGTTGGAGCGGCTGCGCTCCGGCACGACAGAGCCGTTCGACGTGGGCCAGCTGGAGTTCATCGACCATGCGGGCCAGCCCGCCACGCGCTACTTCGCCAACATCGCCTCGTTCGGTGTGAGCGCGGTGGTGGCCCAGGAGGTCAACCAGAGCAGCAAGGCCCTGGGCGGCCACCTGAGCTTCATGTGGGGCACGCTGAAGGGGCTGGTGAAGTACTCGGAGCGGCAGGTGCGGCTTTCGGTGGACGGGGGCCCGGAAGAGGTGGTGAGCGTCACCGCGGTGGCCGTGGCCAACGGCCGCTACTTCGGCAGCGGCATGTTCGTCGCGCCGGACGCCATCACCCACGACGGCCTCTTCGACGTCACCATCTGGTCCAACTACAGCCTGAGCGACTTCATCCTCAAGTCGAAGGGCGTCTACAACGGCTCGCACGTGAACTGGAAGGGCACCCGGCGCCTGCGCTGCCGCACCCTGCGCGCCGAGCCCGTGGACGGCGGCGACGTGTTCCTGGACGTGGACGGCGAGACGCCGGGCCGCCTCCCGTGCACCATGACGCTGCTGCCCGGGGCCATCCGCCTCAAGGTGCTGTAG
- the aspS gene encoding aspartate--tRNA ligase: protein MAVPFISEVKRTHTCGQLTATNVGEEVVLFGWVHNRRDHGGAVFIDLRDRDGLTQVVFEPDHAEAHALAGSLRLEYCVGVRGKVVSRGKNVNPKMKTGEIEVRASDLTIFNRSEPTPFPVEDSIDTSEEKRLAHRFLDLRRAPLQHSLMTRSKMNALTRSYMVDNGFLELETPFMGKYTPGGARNFLVPSRLNAGKFYALAESPQLYKQLFMVAGFDRYFQIVKCFRDEDLRVDRQPEFTQIDVEMSFVTQDDIFTMIEGLLKKLWGEVLGIDIPTPFMRMDFYESMAKYGNDKPDLRFGLEHVVLTDLIREHGEGGGVPMIWEAVQNKGIVKAMVVPAEKAMSRAESDKLEEFAKQAGAKGLARAKVAEGGEWTQSPLSKTISPALRQAINQAVGAKTGDLLLFQFGKEALVHTVMANLRVHVAKKLGLIPEYGSGGQWKFLWVVNPPLFEYDDETNTWAAAHHAFTRPHDEDVAYLLTDPGRVKCHRYDVVLNGFEIGGGSIRLHDPKVQAEVFKALGISDEDARAKFGFLLDALKFGAPPHGGIALGMDRLAMLLTGAESLRDVIPFPKSKTGTDLMTGAPGDVDDRQLREIHVRPVPVAPKA from the coding sequence ATGGCAGTCCCGTTCATCTCCGAGGTCAAGCGTACCCACACTTGCGGTCAGCTCACCGCGACCAACGTCGGCGAGGAAGTCGTCCTCTTCGGCTGGGTGCACAACCGCCGGGACCACGGCGGCGCGGTGTTCATCGACCTGCGAGATCGGGATGGCCTCACGCAGGTGGTGTTCGAGCCGGACCACGCGGAGGCGCACGCGCTCGCCGGCAGCCTCCGGCTGGAGTACTGCGTGGGCGTGCGCGGCAAGGTCGTCTCGCGCGGGAAGAACGTGAACCCGAAGATGAAGACGGGTGAAATCGAGGTCCGGGCCAGCGACCTCACCATCTTCAACCGTTCGGAGCCGACGCCGTTCCCCGTCGAGGACAGCATCGACACGTCCGAGGAGAAGCGCCTGGCCCACCGCTTCCTGGACCTGCGCCGCGCGCCGCTCCAGCACTCGCTGATGACGCGCTCGAAGATGAACGCGCTGACGCGCTCGTACATGGTGGACAACGGGTTCCTGGAGCTGGAGACGCCCTTCATGGGCAAGTACACGCCGGGCGGCGCGCGCAACTTCCTGGTCCCCAGCCGCCTCAACGCGGGCAAGTTCTACGCGCTGGCGGAGAGCCCGCAGCTCTACAAGCAGCTGTTCATGGTGGCGGGCTTCGACCGGTACTTCCAGATCGTCAAGTGCTTCCGCGACGAGGACCTGCGCGTGGACCGGCAGCCGGAGTTCACGCAGATCGACGTGGAGATGAGCTTCGTCACCCAGGACGACATCTTCACGATGATTGAGGGCCTGCTGAAGAAGCTGTGGGGCGAGGTGCTGGGCATCGACATCCCCACGCCCTTCATGCGGATGGACTTCTATGAGTCCATGGCGAAGTACGGCAACGACAAGCCGGACCTGCGCTTCGGGCTGGAGCACGTGGTTCTCACCGACCTGATTCGCGAGCACGGCGAGGGCGGCGGCGTCCCGATGATTTGGGAGGCGGTGCAGAACAAGGGCATCGTCAAGGCCATGGTCGTCCCCGCCGAGAAGGCGATGAGCCGCGCGGAGAGCGACAAGCTGGAGGAGTTCGCCAAGCAGGCGGGCGCCAAGGGCCTGGCCCGCGCGAAGGTGGCGGAGGGCGGCGAGTGGACGCAGTCCCCGCTGTCCAAGACGATCAGCCCCGCGCTGCGGCAGGCCATCAACCAGGCCGTGGGCGCGAAGACGGGCGACCTCCTCCTGTTCCAGTTCGGCAAGGAGGCGCTGGTCCACACGGTGATGGCCAACCTGCGCGTGCACGTGGCCAAGAAGCTGGGCCTGATTCCGGAGTACGGCAGCGGCGGCCAGTGGAAGTTCCTGTGGGTCGTGAACCCGCCGCTGTTCGAGTACGACGACGAGACGAACACCTGGGCGGCGGCGCACCACGCCTTCACGCGCCCGCACGACGAGGACGTGGCCTACCTGCTCACGGACCCGGGCCGGGTGAAGTGCCACCGCTACGACGTGGTGCTCAACGGCTTCGAGATTGGCGGCGGCTCCATCCGTCTTCATGACCCGAAGGTGCAGGCGGAGGTGTTCAAGGCGCTGGGCATCAGCGACGAGGACGCGCGCGCCAAGTTCGGCTTCCTGCTGGACGCGCTGAAGTTCGGTGCTCCGCCGCACGGCGGCATCGCGCTGGGCATGGACCGGCTGGCCATGCTGCTCACGGGCGCCGAGTCCCTGCGCGACGTGATTCCGTTCCCGAAGTCGAAGACGGGCACCGACCTGATGACGGGCGCCCCCGGCGACGTGGATGACCGGCAGCTGCGTGAGATTCACGTGCGGCCGGTGCCCGTGGCGCCCAAGGCCTAG